Proteins co-encoded in one Fusarium musae strain F31 chromosome 3, whole genome shotgun sequence genomic window:
- a CDS encoding hypothetical protein (antiSMASH:Cluster_3.2) has protein sequence MVVDTAYYDTLGVQPTATELEIKKAYRKMAIVHHPDKNPNDPTAHEKFQAIGEAYQVLSDSDLRAAYDKFGKDSARPQEGFADPAEFFSSIFGGEAFVDWIGEISLMKDLTATMDITMQEEEEAAAAEAAAAAQAEEDFPGTEDAKKESLKEQEQKAEEKAAAAAEHQAGPPPPPYAAASVHDDKETKPASPAAPAAGLSADTPQRTDATSPAPSSSSRSRTQIPLRPALMDKSHEDLLDAEANKGELTEEELKHKEKKKGGLTKEQREQLAAYEKERAKIRQERVDTLARKLLDRLSVWTETDKGPDVTKAFQEKMRLEVENLKMESFGIDILHAIGQTYVSKASSLLRSQKFFGIGGFFSRLRDKGTLVKETWNTISSAIDAQQTMEDMAKMEEKGGEDWTDEKRAEYERRVTGKILTAAWRGSKFEIQSVLREVCDSILNDKKVHLNKRLERAQALVLIGDVFIRAERSPEEEGDYLVFEQLVAEAAMKKDKEEDHKKKKDRKSFHSKDKEPKDKEHATTP, from the exons ATGGTCGTCGATACCGCCTATTACGACACGCTGGGTGTCCAGCCCACAGCCACCGAGctggagatcaagaaggcttATCGCAAGATGGCTATTGTCCACCACCCAG ATAAGAATCCTAATGACCCTACCGCCCACGAAAAGTTCCAGGCCATCGGTGAGGCCTATCAAGTTCTTTCCGATTCCGATCTACGCGCAGCCTACGATAAGTTTGGAAAGGACTCTGCGAGACCGCAGGAGGGTTTCGCCGACCCAGCTGAGTTCTTCAGCTCCATCTTTGGAGGCGAGGCCTTCGTGGACTGGATCGGCGAGATTAGCCTTATGAAGGATCTCACGGCTACCATGGACATCACGAtgcaggaggaggaagaagctgccgCTGCTGAAGCCGCTGCTGCCGCGCAGGCCGAGGAGGATTTCCCTGGCACTGaagatgccaagaaggagagcctcaaggagcaagaacAGAAGGCAGAGGAAaaggctgctgccgctgcagAGCACCAAGCAGGCCCCCCACCGCCGCCTTATGCTGCCGCTTCTGTCCACGACGAcaaggagaccaagcccGCTTCACCTGCTGCGCCCGCCGCTGGCCTCTCCGCCGATACCCCTCAGCGAACCGATGCCACATCACCTGCTCCCTCGTCGAGCTCACGCAGCCGAACCCAGATCCCTCTTCGACCCGCACTAATGGACAAGTCTCACGAGGACCTCCTCGATGCAGAGGCGAACAAGGGCGAATTGACagaggaggagctcaagcacaaggagaagaagaagggtggcCTGACCAAGGAGCAGCGAGAGCAGCTGGCAGCATACGAGAAGGAGCGCGCAAAGATTCGCCAAGAGCGTGTCGACACTCTCGCTCGGAAGCTCCTTGACAGACTTAGCGTGTGGACAGAGACAGACAAGGGCCCTGACGTGACCAAAGCATTCCAGGAGAAGATGCGTCTCGAGGTTGAGAACCTGAAGATGGAGTCTTTCGGAATCGATATCCTGCACGCTATCGGTCAAACCTATGTCTCCAAGGCCTCGAGCTTACTCCGCAGCCAGAAGTTCTTTGGCATCGGTGGTTTCTTCAGCAGACTCCGTGACAAGGGCACACTTGTCAAGGAGACCTGGAACACCATCAGCAGCGCTATTGACGCTCAACAGACCATGGAGGATATGGCtaagatggaggagaagggtgGCGAGGACTGGACTGATGAGAAGCGTGCTGAGTACGAGAGACGTGTGACTGGCAAGATTCTCACCGCTGCATGGAGGGGAAGCAAGTTTGAGATCCAGAGCGTTCTGCGTGAGGTCTGCGACAGCATTCTGAACGACAAGAAGGTCCACCTCAACAAGCGACTCGAGCGCGCACAAGCTCTTGTTCTGATTGGTGATGTCTTTATCCGG GCTGAGCGATCTCCTGAAGAGGAGGGCGACTATCTCGTCTTCGAGCAGCTCGTTGCCGAGGCcgcgatgaagaaggacaaggaggaagaccacaagaagaagaaggaccgCAAGTCTTTCCacagcaaggacaaggaacCCAAAGACAAGGAGCACGCTACGACACCCTGA